From one Acinetobacter sp. SAAs474 genomic stretch:
- a CDS encoding type II toxin-antitoxin system Phd/YefM family antitoxin, protein MQVITAKDAKSRFGELLDTMQREPVLVTKNKRPVGVFLSLKDVKGTHLESLFDVQDDDYEDWEKEKITEALNALKSHPSDTKEMKSVHATAMQKARDLVASRKR, encoded by the coding sequence ATGCAAGTTATTACAGCAAAAGATGCAAAATCACGCTTTGGTGAGTTACTAGATACTATGCAGCGAGAGCCTGTCTTAGTAACCAAGAACAAACGTCCTGTTGGCGTATTTTTATCACTAAAAGATGTAAAAGGTACTCACTTAGAAAGCCTTTTTGATGTGCAAGATGATGATTATGAAGACTGGGAAAAAGAGAAAATTACAGAAGCGTTAAATGCTTTGAAATCGCATCCATCTGATACGAAAGAAATGAAGTCAGTACATGCGACTGCAATGCAAAAAGCACGAGACTTAGTAGCGAGCCGTAAAAGATGA